A segment of the bacterium genome:
GCTACGACCCCGAACTTCCCTGATTCAGGGATCGCTTGATGTCTTCCAGGCCCATGACCGTTTCGGTCTGACCCGCTTCATAACGCGAGGGGCTCCAGATCTCGATTCGCTCGAGCACCCCCGCGACGATGACGTTCTTCTCGAGTCCGGCGTGGTCGCGGAGAAAGCCGGGAACGAGGATTCGGCCCTGAGAGTCGACCGGGCAGGGCACGGACCCGGTGGCGTAGAAGCGGCGAAGTCGCTGGGCATCG
Coding sequences within it:
- the mraZ gene encoding division/cell wall cluster transcriptional repressor MraZ produces the protein MFRGRHDHTIDAKGRLSIPRVFRGELVGAGESPPMLVNEKDHLALFPAETWAAEEQRLMEMSSLDPDAQRLRRFYATGSVPCPVDSQGRILVPGFLRDHAGLEKNVIVAGVLERIEIWSPSRYEAGQTETVMGLEDIKRSLNQGSSGS